TATATCATAGTATACCATGCACACGGTTAAgactgtatattaatatataatgaacatTGAACTCTTCTATAGTACAGGcatcaaattgtatacaattgggAGTTGTatctaattttagtttatcacCTAATTAGAAAGTACCTAGGTTGGttagattaatatttcatatttttgaagCAATGAACAAAATTCTATAAGCCCGGTCTTTTTAGCTGTGAAGGTGTGCTCTagggttaataatttatttttattcaatctgTTCCCTTCATCAATATGAacttaatcttaatttttttttttacagatgtTCTCAGCACAATCAAAACAGTCAACTAGATGAAATTAAATCTATGAACCCAGAAAACTGTTGTCAATATTGTTTAACTCCTTGGAAGTAtggcaattttattttgaaaactcttccaaaacgaaaatataaaaatggtaaaattcaaaaaaagcattctacagtttttaatatagtaagttttgataaacatattaattataacaataacatattgatttttaaatatttatttcagataATGAAATGCTTGgtgtgtttaaataaaaccagttcagaatataagaaaatcaaaatattaaataaaaaattgtcaaaaagtACAGCACTAAATAAAAGCATtgacaaaacattaaaaactgaaGAAAAAGTTGaaacaatagttaataaaaatgcaa
This genomic stretch from Rhopalosiphum maidis isolate BTI-1 chromosome 3, ASM367621v3, whole genome shotgun sequence harbors:
- the LOC113555522 gene encoding uncharacterized protein LOC113555522, which codes for MDAKMMTVDYVSKYTSLLSKQLYNNQTALAPLRVSILCSQHNQNSQLDEIKSMNPENCCQYCLTPWKYGNFILKTLPKRKYKNGKIQKKHSTVFNIIMKCLVCLNKTSSEYKKIKILNKKLSKSTALNKSIDKTLKTEEKVETIVNKNATVNKSIDKTSKIEEKVGTLVEKKPKKKKRTLYAGLNPLVFKNLKKNIQKKNNNNDKKKI